A part of Astyanax mexicanus isolate ESR-SI-001 chromosome 2, AstMex3_surface, whole genome shotgun sequence genomic DNA contains:
- the lsm8 gene encoding LSM8 homolog, U6 small nuclear RNA associated: MSTALESYINRTVAIITSDGRMIVGTLKGFDQTINLILDESHERVFSSSQGVEQVVLGLYIVRGDNVAVIGEIDEETDSALDLGNIRAEPLNSVVH, encoded by the exons GAACTGTGGCCATCATTACATCAGATGGACGAATGATTGTG GGAACACTGAAGGGCTTCGACCAGACGATCAACCTAATTCTAGATGAAAGCCATGAGCGTGTATTCAGCTCGTCCCAGGGAGTGGAGCAGGTCGTGCTGGGACTGTACATTGTTAGAGGAGATAATGT GGCCGTGATTGGTGAGATCGATGAGGAAACAGACTCGGCACTGGATCTCGGCAACATAAGGGCAGAACCACTGAACTCTGTAGTGCACTAA
- the LOC103037194 gene encoding thymidine phosphorylase encodes MAQTESVVSFQEMIRRKRDGGQLSSEEIRAFVQGVTSATIQESQIGAMLMAMWMKGMVAEETLALTKEMMMSGEVFHWPEEWAGLVVDKHSTGGVGDKVSLPLAPALAACGCKVPMISGRGLAHTGGTLDKLESIPGFNIHQTVEQVKQILQNVGCCIVGQTENLVPADRVLYAVRDATATVESLPLITGSIISKKGAERLCALLLDVKFGRAALYKDQDSAKALAQSLVTVGNSLGMKTGAVLSRMDAPIGHCVGNALEVCEALECLKGRGPDDLKELVISLGGFLLWMSNRSPTPEKGQMMIAEVLKNGAALHKFQAMLEAQGVSTDIARSLCSETTDYSKHLRPAEYQTQLQASSDGTVLDIDGMVIATVLHRLGAGRTQAGEPINHSVGAKLLVHLGQQVQKGQSWITIHHDCPVLSPEQRSDLQGSLIVGETDRYQPNGRVVEFIQPN; translated from the exons ATGGCGCAGACGGAGAGTGTTGTCAGCTTCCAGGAGATGATCAGACGGAAGAGGGATGGTGGTCAGCTCAGTTCAGAGGAGATCCGTGCTTTTGTACAGGGAGTTACATCGGCCACAATTCAGGAAAGTCAAATAG gtgCCATGCTCATGGCCATGTGGATGAAGGGTATGGTGGCAGAGGAAACCCTTGCTCTAACGAAGGAAATGATGATGTCAGGGGAAGTTTTCCACTGGCCCGAGGAGTGGGCAGGGCTTGTGGTGGACAAACACTCAACAGGTGGAGTTGGAGACAAGGTCAGCCTTCCACTGGCCCCTGCTCTGGCTGCCTGTGGATGCAAG GTTCCTATGATCAGTGGACGTGGTCTAGCACACACTGGAGGCACACTGGACAAGCTGGAGTCCATCCCAGGGTTCAACATCCACCAGACTGTGGAGCAG GTGAAGCAGATTCTGCAGAATGTGGGCTGTTGCATTGTGGGTCAGACAGAGAATCTGGTGCCTGCAGACAGAGTTCTGTATGCTGTACGAGACGCCACTGCTACTGTGGAGAGTCTTCCACTTATTACGG GCTCTATCATCTCAAAGAAAGGAGCTGAGCGACTGTGTGCACTTTTGTTAGATGTGAAGTTCGGCAGAGCTGCTCTGTATAAAGACCAGGACAGCGCCAAGGCCCTCGCCCAGTCTCTG GTTACCGTGGGAAACAGCTTGGGTATGAAGACAGGGGCGGTGCTTAGCCGAATGGATGCTCCCATTGGCCATTGTGTGGGAAATGCTCTGGAGGTATGTGAAGCCTTGGAATGCCTCAAAGGGCGGGGCCCTGATGACCTGAAGGAACTGGTTATATCATTAG GCGGCTTCCTGCTGTGGATGAGCAATCGATCACCTACTCCAGAGAAAGGACAGATGATGATCGCTGAGGTCCTGAAGAACGGGGCAGCCCTGCACAAGTTCCAGGCCATGCTGGAGGCCCAAGGGGTGTCCACAGATATTGCCCGCTCCCTCTGCTCAGAAACCACAGATTACTCCAAACACCTGAGACCTGCAGAGTACCAGACTCAGCTTCAGGCTTCAAGCGATG GGACCGTTCTGGACATTGATGGCATGGTCATAGCCACAGTGCTGCACAGACTAGGGGCTGGCCGTACCCAGGCTGGGGAGCCAATCAACCACAGCGTGGGGGCGAAGCTTCTAGTACACTTAGGTCAACAAGTACAGAAAG GTCAGTCCTGGATCACGATTCATCACGATTGTCCCGTACTGAGCCCAGAACAGCGTTCTGACCTGCAGGGAAGTTTGATTGTTGGTGAAACAGACAGATATCAGCCTAATGGCCGAGTGGTGGAGTTCATCCAACCAAACTGA